The following coding sequences lie in one Rutidosis leptorrhynchoides isolate AG116_Rl617_1_P2 chromosome 6, CSIRO_AGI_Rlap_v1, whole genome shotgun sequence genomic window:
- the LOC139852496 gene encoding uncharacterized protein, translating into MAVVEDSSSTLSFRELDDVFLQSQARIWLGEVLHTRFDEQLSICDLLSDGELLFEVSKSLWNMLLVKYMELNNFKASRLIPIDTRKSSGRYRPYSNVDSFLKVCKVLGLSGVDLFSPSDVVEKKDTRKVCICIRSLSKKARSKQLNVPDFDIVTKTVTMSTDVVRCIRKSLEFSTSKISLGQSITPRLKSRQKSSFGSHKQEDESYLEESDEEKSNNSDSPYADFLFLESGESHNMVEKYAPTHELQQAENRNREIDKISRTPGSAESLFMQYVSSDNHVDEISSPVCESRLINCDEFTPINREAKFWHDIGENALVSSHKRGEVDHHISLSDSISFRILTNIPFHIPEDCLCQSCIATESHHSNTTPGSSMCRNMSSVVGQVLDFDIDFKSNPNDLINSVSSSCDMQQHGSKRFGKLSGLCKQSELEVLDLSGDAFSQYLDDAKSYSSVDQDVESVNQSDVVHSYDEDKTKAATKDEREDASIDCLAEANTNGVNEKNTVKTEKKSTYIAPLLKTVAKGSALIGVLFLLHLRIIGTNKSIGKSTQIHWKSSGVLFSRRKGENGSKIYPTDKLLL; encoded by the exons ATGGCTGTTGTTGAAGATTCGTCTTCTACACTTAGCTTTCGTGAGCTTGATGATGTATTCTTACAG TCTCAAGCAAGAATATGGCTTGGAGAAGTATTGCACACACGATTCGATGAGCAGCTAAGCATATGTGATCTACTTTCTGACGGCGAGCTGCT ATTTGAAGTTTCGAAATCTCTATGGAATATGTTGTTGGTCAAATATATGGAGCTCAACAATTTCAAAGCTAGTAGGCTTATACCGATTGATACAAGGAAGAGCAGTGGGAGATATAGGCCTTACTCGAACGTTGATTCATTTTTAAAA GTATGCAAAGTTTTGGGATTGAGTGGTGTTGATCTTTTTTCCCCGTCAGATGTTGTGGAGAAGAAAGACACTAGgaaagtatgtatatgtatacgcTCTTTATCAAAGAAAGCTAGGTCTAAGCAATTAAAT GTTCCGGACTTTGATATCGTCACCAAAACAGTAACAATGTCCACAGATGTAGTTCGATGCATCAGAAAAAGCTTGGAATTTTCAACATCCAAGATTAGTCTTGGACAAAGTATAACCCCGAGATTGAAATCCAGGCAG AAAAGTTCATTTGGTTCGCATAAACAAGAGGACGAGTCATATCTTGAAGAATCGGATGAAGAAAAAAGCAATAATTCAGACTCCCCATATGCCGATTTTCTATTTTTAGAATCTGGAGAATCACACAACATGGTTGAAAAGTATGCACCGACTCACGAATTACAACAGGCTGAAAACAGGAACCGAGAAATCGATAAAATTTCACGTACACCAGGATCTGCAGAATCCCTTTTCATGCAGTACGTTAGTAGCGATAATCATGTTGATGAAATTTCATCGCCTGTTTGTGAATCAAGATTGATAAATTGTGATGAGTTCACACCTATAAACCGTGAAGCAAAATTTTGGCATGATATTGGAGAAAATGCTCTTGTTTCTTCACATAAGAGGGGTGAAGTTGATCATCATATATCGTTATCTGATTCGATTTCGTTTAGAATCCTCACAAATATTCCTTTTCATATACCCGAAGACTGTTTGTGTCAATCATGTATAGCTACAGAATCACATCATTCAAATACGACACCCGGTTCTTCCATGTGTAGAAATATGAGCTCTGTAGTGGGTCAAGTCCTTGACTTTGACATTGACTTTAAGTCAAATCCCAATGATCTCATAAATTCAGTATCTTCTAGTTGTGATATGCAGCAACATGGATCAAAAAGATTTGGCAAACTGTCAGGTTTGTGTAAACAATCAGAGCTAGAAGTTTTGGATCTCTCCGGTGATGCGTTTTCACAATATTTGGATGATGCGAAATCGTACTCCTCAGTGGATCAAGATGTTGAATCAGTGAATCAAAGTGACGTTGTTCATAGTTATGATGAAGATAAAACTAAAGCTGCTACAAAG GATGAAAGAGAAGATGCTAGCATCGACTGTTTGGCAGAAGCAAACACAAATGGAGTAAATGAAAAGAATACAGTTAAAACGGAGAAAAAGTCTACCTATATTGCACCATTGCTGAAAACAGTGGCCAAAGGCTCAGCCCTTATCGGAGTTTTGTTTTTGCTTCACCTCAG GATTATAGGTACAAACAAGTCGATTGGAAAGTCAACTCAGATTCATTGGAAGTCAAGTGGAGTTTTGTTCTCAAGACGGAAAGGAGAAAACGGAAGCAAGATATATCCCAccgataagttattattatga